The following are encoded together in the Lactuca sativa cultivar Salinas chromosome 1, Lsat_Salinas_v11, whole genome shotgun sequence genome:
- the LOC122196600 gene encoding NADH-ubiquinone oxidoreductase chain 3 — MRSGGIAQGLKSSIQILSFFRYAAPRARSEKTKWAMVMSEFAPIFIYLIISPLVSLIPLGVPFPFASNSSTYPEKLSAYECGFDPFGDARSRFDIRFYLVSILFIIPDPEVTFSFPWAVPPNKIHPFGSWSMMAFLLILTIGSLYEWKRGASDRE, encoded by the coding sequence ATGCGATCAGGGGGAATAGCGCAAGGGCTTAAGTCATCAATTCAAATCCTATCTTTTTTTCGGTATGCCGCTCCGCGAGCAAGGAGCGAGAAAACAAAGTGGGCTATGGTGATGTCAGAATTTGCACCTATTTTTATCTATTTAATTATCAGTCCGCTAGTTTCTTTGATCCCACTCGGTGTTCCTTTTCCATTTGCTTCCAATAGTTCGACCTACCCAGAAAAATTGTCAGCCTACGAatgtggtttcgatcctttcggTGATGCCAGAAGTCGTTTTGATATACGATTTTATCttgtttctattttatttattatcCCTGATCCGGAAGTCACATTTTCCTTTCCTTGGGCAGTACCTCCCAACAAGATTCATCCCTTTGGATCTTGGTCCATGATGGCCTTTTTATTGATTTTGACGATTGGATCTCTCTATGAATGGAAAAGGGGTGCTTCGGATCGAGAGTAA
- the LOC122196601 gene encoding ribosomal protein S12, mitochondrial translates to MPTLNQLIRHGREEKRRTDRTRASDQCPQKQGVRPRVPTRTPKKPNSAPRKIAKVRLSNRHDIFAHIPGEGHNSQEHSIVLIRGGRVKDSPGVKSHCIRGVKDLLGILDRRKGRSKYGAEKPK, encoded by the coding sequence ATGCCTACATTAAATCAATTGATTCGTCATGGTAGAGAAGAAAAACGGCGCACGGACCGTACTCGAGCTTCGGATCAATGTCCCCAGAAGCAAGGAGTACGCCCGCGTGTACCAACGAGAACACCGAAAAAACCGAATTCAGCTCCACGTAAGATAGCCAAAGTACGGTTGAGCAATCGACATGATATATTTGCTCACATTCCGGGGGAAGGTCATAATTCGCAGGAACATTCTATAGTCTTAATAAGAGGAGGTAGAGTGAAAGATTCGCCAGGTGTGAAATCCCATTGTATTCGAGGAGTCAAGGATTTGTTGGGAATTCTGGATCGAAGAAAAGGGAGATCAAAATATGGTGCAGAAAAACCAAAATAG